CAGGTTTATAACTGGGGTTACAGTGACCCCGATAACCCTCAAGTTCATGTCTTGCAACCGGATGGAGATAGCGCGCAAACGCTTTTCACCAGCGAGAACCCCGCTCAGCCTCTGGGGATTTTGAATCAGACAAACACCTATACCACAATCGCTTCCAGCTTCGAGCTGTCCAAAGTTCAAGGCGGCACTCCTCATGACGAGCTTTACACCCTGCTCGCCATCATTTTGGATAAATTCGGTCTCATTTCATTCATCCCGGTGGAAGCTGAAGACGCTCAAATACC
This is a stretch of genomic DNA from Candidatus Cloacimonadota bacterium. It encodes these proteins:
- a CDS encoding T9SS type A sorting domain-containing protein — translated: QVYNWGYSDPDNPQVHVLQPDGDSAQTLFTSENPAQPLGILNQTNTYTTIASSFELSKVQGGTPHDELYTLLAIILDKFGLISFIPVEAEDAQIPAAELRGHGFPNPFTSGIYIDIELPKAAQVKLDIYNLRGQKVRSLAQSALPAGNQQFFWDGRDQNQIPSAPGIYFWRLNAAENRLQGKILKLSN